AAACCTTTTTTCGCTTAAGTTTTCAGTCGGCCTACATTACTACCTTGATTCGTCTGTCTGATGCTTATTCACAGGATACTGAAACCAAGTATAGTAGAATCAGCGATGAAAGTGCGGACTTGCTACAACGCGTTCCTCAGTATTTGATCGCTTCTTATTTGGGTGTTTTACCTTCTTCCCTCAGTAGAATCAGGACTAAAAAATAGCTTGGGTTTATTTGTTTGCATAGGCGAACGAGATTTCTTAGCATAGGCGAATCAGTTGAGGGTAACGAAGCACTGACCTTTGCACGGTCATTCACCTCACGACCACTATAACCCAAGCGCCATGAGCAACAAAGAACTAGTAAAAACCGCCATGACGGCCCTGTTCGCCAACCGCGACCTATCGGCCATCGAGAAGTACTGGGGCACTGAGTACATCCAGCACAATCCCCACATTGCCAGCGGGCACGAAGCGATAAGAAGCATCATCGCCGGCTTAGGGTCCGACTTCAAGTATGAGCCGGGCCTGGTGCTGGAAGACGGTGACTTTGTGGTCATTCACGGCCGTTACACCGGTTGGGCCGCTAAGCCCATGCTGGCCGCCGATTATTTTAAGGTGAAAGACGGCAAGCTGGTGGAACACTGGGACGTGATGCAGGAAGAAGTGCCCCTTGAGCAGACGGCCGCCAAAACGGCTATGTTCCCGATAGCATAGCCTGCCGGGCCTGTGAGCCGCTTGGAAGCCCGTTGCCGACGGCAACGGGCTTCCAAGCGGTAAGCCCCTCCTGCCTGGCCTGAATCAAGCCCGAAAGCCGACTCTGTCGACTGGACTGCGCTCGCCGAATTTTCTACAAAAACCATCCCTTACCGCTGCCATGCTGACCCTTCCTGCTCTAAAAACCCTAGCCGATAGCCTGCCCGAGCAGGACATACAGATGCCCGTCCTCTTCATCGGGCACGGCTCGCCGATGAATGCCATCGAGGACAACGAGTTCTCCGAGCGCTGGCGCCGCCTGGGCCAAGAGATTCCGGCCCCGAAAGCCGTGCTGTGCGTCTCGGCGCACTGGCTCACGCGCGGTACCTTCGTCACGGCCATGAACCGCCCCCGCACCATCCACGACTTCGGGGGCTTTCCACGAGCGTTGTTCGACGTGGAGTACCCGGCCCCCGGAGCGCCCGAGCTGGCCCACGAGCTTCAGGCCGCCCTGGCCCCCGCGCCCGTGGGCCTCGACCACGGCACCTGGAGCGTCGTCCGGCAGATGTACCCGCAGGCCACCATCCCCGTGCTGCAGCTGAGCCTAGACTATACCCGGCCCGCCGCGTGGCACTACGACCTGGGCAAGCAGCTGGCCGGGCTGCGCAAAAAAGGCGTGCTCGTCATCGGCTCGGGCAACATGGTGCACAACCTGCGCCTGTTGGTCCTGCCCCCGGACGGCCACGCCAACGGTGCCTACGGTCACGACTGGGCCCTGGAGATGAACGACATTTTCAAGCGCAACATCCTGGTCGGCGACCACCAGGCGCTAATTCAGTACAAAAGCCTGGGGCCAGCCGCCACGCTCGCTGTGCCGTCGATAGACCATTACTTCCCGCTGCTCTACGCCCTAGCGCTGCAAGAGAAAAACGAAGCGCCCCTGATGTTCAACGACAAAGTCGTGGCCGGCTCGCTGACCATGACATCCGTCAAATTTGGGTAAGATGCTATCCAAATAAGCGGTCATGTTGCGCTTGTCGAAGCATGTCTACCCCGCATGTTGTGGCCCTAGTGAAGCGGTAGTGATGCTTCACTGTGTTCAGCAGGAAATTCTTATATTTTGCCTATTCGGATAGGCTATAGGCTCTAAGCGCCTTATTCTCTCATCCCCTCCGCTCAAAAAAATTTATATAAAAAATGAGCAAAGCAATAATTATTTCAGGTAACAGAGTCGTAAAAACTACTATTGAAAATGCCTATCAAAGCCTGATAGACCCAGCTAAGCAAGTAAAATGGAACACACTTTATTTAGAGGCAACAATTGAGCCCAAAGGCGAAATAAAGGATGGCTCCGTGATGCCAGGAAATTTTAAAGGTTCGGGAAAAGCAAGTGTTACTTTTCAAAATGTGCAACCAACTAAGGAGTTTACGCATTTTTCAAAAATAAAAATGTTTAACTTCTTTAATATTGGTGAGTTTCATCATACTTACAAGGTAGAAGACAAAAGTGGACAGACAGAGATTACGCAAACCGTTTCTTTTGAACCTAAAAGTTTGGGGTTAATTTTGAAAAGTGTGATTGTAAATAACTTCAAGAAAAGATTACCCGAAAGTTTTGACGAATTCCAAAAATATGTGGAAGTTTCTAATTCGTAAAAGAGACACTGCACAGAAAATAAAAAAGGGCAGTAGCTGACAAGTGTTTGGCATAATGTGGGCGTAACCGACCTTCAAGGGCTTTTGTCTTATAAAGTCGAGGCGGCGAAGATACGCGATCGTAGTTTTGTGAGACCAACGAATAAAACATTTTCCTAGCAACTTATTAAGTCTTCGCACCGAAAGTTGGGGTTACGTAGAAACGGTCGTTTTCCGAGATGCCCCGCCCACCAGGAATTCAGGTGAACCTAAACCTGGTCGACCAACTCGCCCTACCGTTGTTTTCCGTTCCTACTATTTTACGACCCCTTTTTCTATTCCCCGATGAACCAGCTAACCACCTTTGCCCAGCAGCTGCAGACTCTAGCTGTGCTTTACCTGCCACGCGTGCTGATTGCGGTCCCGGCCCTGCTAATTGGCTGGTGGCTGATTGGCCGCGCCAGCCAACTGCTGGGCTGGACCACGGCCCACCTCGATGTTTCGCTGAGCTCGTTTCTGCGCAGTCTGGTCAACATCGTGCTCAAGGTATTGCTGCTGGTTTCGGTAGCCGGCATAGTGGGGTTTGAAACTACTTCGTTCGTGGCCGTGCTGGGGGCGGCGGGGCTGGCAGTGGGTCTGGCTTTGCAGGGCACGCTGGCCAATTTCGCTGGCGGGGTACTTATTCTGATGCTCAAGCCTTACGTGGTGGGCGACACCATTGAGGCCCAGGGCAAAAGCGGGGAAGTGGTCGAAATTCTGATTTTCAACACCATCCTCGTTACCCCGCAGGGCGACGCCGTGATTCTGCCCAATGGGGCCACATCGAACAACGTCATCGTAAATAAAACGGTCCAAAACCGCTCGTTGGTCGACATCGCCACCGAGCTCGAAAGTCCCACCGACCTGGCTGCCCTGCGCGCCTGGGCCGGGCCGCTTCTGGCCGCCGATGCCGATGTGCTGCCCGTGCCAGCCCCGCAGGTGGTAGTTACGGCGCTGCGGCCGGGCAGCCTAGCGGTGTCGTTCCGGGCCTATACCATTGCCGGGCGCAGCGTGCCGGCGCAGGATCGCCTCACCGAGGCGCTGCAGCTGGCGTTCGCGCAGCACGACTTGCGCGGACCGGTGCCTGTATCGCACAGCTACGTGGGCCCGCTTCCGGGGTAAGCAATTGATTGTCTTGTCCTAGAAATAAACCGACGTGGCTGTTGCACAACTCCATTTAGGAATTGTAAGTAGTCTTTTCTGTATCTTGAGGTATGCAAGGCCGAAAAGATTATACCGAAAAGCGAATCACTTGTTTTCAGCTGTCCAGCCGCGTCCCTGAACATAATTTCTACCGCCGATTAAAGGAGGCGCTCGACCTGACCTTCATCTATGAGGTCACTAAACAGCTCTATGGCCAGACAGGAAACCCTTCAATTGATCCAGTTATATTCTTTAAGTTCATGCTCATCGGTTGCCTGGAGAATATTACTTCCGACAGAAAACTGGTCGAGCATTGCGCCATGCGGTTGGATATGTTGTATTTTCTGGGCTAGGGGTTCTTCTTCCAACGGGGCATTTTTACACGCTAAGAAACGGGTTTTATAGTTAGTAGCTGGCCGAGCGTTGACAATCACTCTGTTATCAAAAAGGGTATCCAAAAAGTAGCCACAAAAATGGCCAATCTGTTCATTTAGAGGGGGTAGTTTATCTTATCACAAAGGATTTCCTTTTTGATAACTTATCATGTCAGCTAAATCAACGGATCAGCCTAAACGGGTAGCTCTATACGCCCGCGTGTCGACGTTGGATAAGGGGCAGGATCCGGATACTCAACTTCGGCCACTAAGAGAGTATGCCCATCACCGGGGATTCCTCATTGCCGGGGAGTACATTGATCAAGCTTCGGGTATCAGCCAAGAGCGCCGACACTATCGGCTGATGGTCGAGGCTGCCCGTAAACGAAAGATTGATGTGGTGCTGGTTTGGCGCTACGATCGCTTTGCCCGTTCTACCCAGGCTCTGGTGAATGCGCTCAAGGAGTTCCAGAACCTGAACGTCGACTTCATCTCCTACCAGGAAAATATTGACACCACCACGCCTACGGGTGAGTTAATCTTCCATGTGATGGCTTCGCTGGCCCAATTCGAGAGTTCGCTCATTAGTCAGCGGGTCAAAGCTGGCATGGCTCGGGCAAAAGCACAAGGCAAACAAATATCCCGGCCCAAGCTACAAGCCACTAAGCTGCACCAGATCCTGGAACTGCAAAAAGCAGGATTGTCACTGAATCAGATCAGTATCCGATCCGGAGTCGCTTACGGAACGGTGTATAATTATCTGGCTAAGAAAAAGGGATAACTCCAAACCGCTATTTTCCGTCCGATTGTAACGAAAACCTCTATTTAGGCCAAGAGCCTTAGCCTCTTTGGAACTGGCCACAATACTGCCATCGTTGTTCGACAAAACGACGACGGGTTGTCCGATCAGGCTGTAATCGAAAGCCCGGTGGCAGTTTACGTACATATCGTTGACATCGACCAGCAATTTCATAGCTCAAAAATCTTCTTGACTTGCGCCTTTTTTAGCCAAAAGCTAACGACACCAAACAATTTAAAGTTATCGCTGGGTTGTACGTAAATTGGCTGATGGAACTTACTGGCTGGCATTAAGACAACCAATTCATCGGGTTTATGGTAACGCCGAACGATGTACTCGCCATCCAACCAGACAACCACAATTTGCCCTTCATAATGCTCTATTGACCGGTCTACGATCATTATGTCTCCTTCCCATAAGCCGTCATCAACCATGCAATCGCCAATGGCCCTTACAAAGTAGGTTGTGTCCTTGTTGCGAATGACCAGATCGTTTAAATCACACACCTTTTCGATATGATCCGTTGCGGGCGAAAACGTACCGGCGTGGACATACGAACTGAAAAAGGGAAGGAGCAGACGCCGGACCACTGTTGCTTTTTGAAAAACTAAATGTTTTTTGTCGCCGTTTTCAGCTCTCATGTTCCCCAAACTATAATTTTGGGTGCTATGTTATGGATTTGTTATAAATAATACAAGTATATTATATGGATGTAGTTTGCTTGTGCTCGCTTCAGCAGCGATTAAAGTCACTTTTTTAGTTGGGAGGCAGTTGCTTCCGTAAAAGAAAGCTGGCAATCAAATACACATGGTCGGCAATCTGACTTTTTGGGGAAATCTTGGTTTTTACATACTGCTCTATGGCGGTTGGAGTATGCCCTTTTTTGATCAGTTTGTTTATCTGCTCAACTAAACCAGGCTGTTGGGTAATATATGTATTGTAAATAAGTTCTTCAATTAGAATTTTCAGTGGTTCTAAAGCTGGGTCTTGACGTTCCATATGGCAGTAGTTATGCTCCTACTTACTATTCCGCCGAATTGCCCAAAGTTCGACAACATTTATTAGATGACAACTCACCCAACCCGCCGTTAATATGCTGCACTAAGTTGTGATTGAGGACCGGCAGGCGCATCTATAGGTATCTACCTTTAAACCACAAGTCAGGCTTTTCATTCGGCCTGACTTGTGGTTAATTTCACTTAAGAGTGTTGTGATCCAATGATTTAATAAATGTTTTTTTGAACTGGGGTCCCAAAGGTATGCGTATCGTCCCTTCTGCCCGGCGCAATCCTATTTGATCCTTTTCAACAAAGTCAACTCTTTGATTGGCAACAATAAAGGATTTGTGAACCCGAGAAAATAAGTTCTTGGGGAGTTGCTCTTCTACTTTAGAGATGGGTCGGTGAACCGTCAATACTTCAGCAATTGTGAAAATTGTCACGTAATTACGCTCACTTTCAATCCAAATTATGTCATGAAAGTACACTTTTTGCAACCGACGGGCGGTCTGTACATAAAAATAATCATCATCGATGAATGAACCATTGGCAGGTAATTGCCCCAAAATTTGTAACGTTTCGGACAATTGGCGTTTAAGATTTTGAACAACCAGTAAATCGCCGGTGGATACATCCATTGGCGATTTAGAGAGATGCGAGCTTGGGCTACTTGAAGGATTCATAACGGTTCGATAAAGCAATAAGAAATACTTATCAAGTTTCGCAATGAATCAGCGTAATTCTTAAAATGATTGGCGAATAGATACCAATAGTTGACGAGGGGACGAATGAGCGGTTAGCGGGGGTGAATTTGACTTTTTAAGGGATGTAGCCATTATTGACTCAGTAAGGGGTGGGGGCAGCCAGGCCAGAGATTACTATTTATTGATGAATCAGTCTGCCAAACGAGCTTGTAACGATTCATAATGTCTGGCCAAAAAATGATAAATAACGACTTCGTGTTTTCGTTGGTGGGCTGTAAAAATTCGGTTGAGTGTCATATGGATTAGGCTCCCCAGCAGCGAATAATAAGTAGATGTCTGATCTAACTGGGAAAAGTACTGCCGAATGTTGTTAACCGAAGGCTGAACAATTTGGCTACGTTCAGAGAGTAATGCCGTAGGCAGGGTAGAATACGTGAAAAATGAGCGGTAGTAATCCCGGTACTTTCGATTTAGCTTCTGCTTAAGTACTTTAACGGCTGTATGTTCGGAAAAAAATAGTTTCTGAAGCGCCCGGCTGATGTCAACTTTTTGATTGATGGACAACGAAAAGTCGGTCAGCAGCGTGTCGACAGACTGCAAGGCTAGTCGGTACCGGTCTTCTTCAGAGGCCTCTGTATTGATTTCCAACCAATTAAGAAAACACTGGCTATCGGCCGCAAAAATGTGTTCGCAATCGTCGATTAATTCTGGGTGGTACCGTTCAAGTTCACGGATGTATGTATCCAGTTGAAATCGTTCTACAAAACCCGTTTGAATATCGTTTTGCAGGGCTTTTTGCCAGGCAGTAACTAAGCGTCCGTACTTGTTCGGGAGGATTTGACACCGAATTCGCAGGTGATAATTGGGGTCTGTATAGCGAATAAAGAAGACATTTGTTACCCAGCCTTTCTTTCGGGCTTGTCGAATAAATGGAATTAATACAGAAACCAAGAATTGATCCGCATACGTCTCGTTTAAATAAACCTTTGTATAAAACCAATCCTGGCCAGGGGGGATAATTCTTTGTCTGGTCGTAGCCCGTCGTTTGAGCGTAGGTTTAAGTGGATCGTTCGTAGTTAAAAGGGTTTTCACCGGAATAACCAGCTCTGAAACATACTGATTAATACCGTC
Above is a window of Spirosoma sp. SC4-14 DNA encoding:
- a CDS encoding nuclear transport factor 2 family protein, coding for MSNKELVKTAMTALFANRDLSAIEKYWGTEYIQHNPHIASGHEAIRSIIAGLGSDFKYEPGLVLEDGDFVVIHGRYTGWAAKPMLAADYFKVKDGKLVEHWDVMQEEVPLEQTAAKTAMFPIA
- the ygiD gene encoding 4,5-DOPA dioxygenase extradiol; protein product: MLTLPALKTLADSLPEQDIQMPVLFIGHGSPMNAIEDNEFSERWRRLGQEIPAPKAVLCVSAHWLTRGTFVTAMNRPRTIHDFGGFPRALFDVEYPAPGAPELAHELQAALAPAPVGLDHGTWSVVRQMYPQATIPVLQLSLDYTRPAAWHYDLGKQLAGLRKKGVLVIGSGNMVHNLRLLVLPPDGHANGAYGHDWALEMNDIFKRNILVGDHQALIQYKSLGPAATLAVPSIDHYFPLLYALALQEKNEAPLMFNDKVVAGSLTMTSVKFG
- a CDS encoding SRPBCC family protein; this encodes MSKAIIISGNRVVKTTIENAYQSLIDPAKQVKWNTLYLEATIEPKGEIKDGSVMPGNFKGSGKASVTFQNVQPTKEFTHFSKIKMFNFFNIGEFHHTYKVEDKSGQTEITQTVSFEPKSLGLILKSVIVNNFKKRLPESFDEFQKYVEVSNS
- a CDS encoding mechanosensitive ion channel family protein, which encodes MNQLTTFAQQLQTLAVLYLPRVLIAVPALLIGWWLIGRASQLLGWTTAHLDVSLSSFLRSLVNIVLKVLLLVSVAGIVGFETTSFVAVLGAAGLAVGLALQGTLANFAGGVLILMLKPYVVGDTIEAQGKSGEVVEILIFNTILVTPQGDAVILPNGATSNNVIVNKTVQNRSLVDIATELESPTDLAALRAWAGPLLAADADVLPVPAPQVVVTALRPGSLAVSFRAYTIAGRSVPAQDRLTEALQLAFAQHDLRGPVPVSHSYVGPLPG
- a CDS encoding transposase, coding for MQGRKDYTEKRITCFQLSSRVPEHNFYRRLKEALDLTFIYEVTKQLYGQTGNPSIDPVIFFKFMLIGCLENITSDRKLVEHCAMRLDMLYFLG
- a CDS encoding recombinase family protein, with amino-acid sequence MSAKSTDQPKRVALYARVSTLDKGQDPDTQLRPLREYAHHRGFLIAGEYIDQASGISQERRHYRLMVEAARKRKIDVVLVWRYDRFARSTQALVNALKEFQNLNVDFISYQENIDTTTPTGELIFHVMASLAQFESSLISQRVKAGMARAKAQGKQISRPKLQATKLHQILELQKAGLSLNQISIRSGVAYGTVYNYLAKKKG
- a CDS encoding S24 family peptidase gives rise to the protein MRAENGDKKHLVFQKATVVRRLLLPFFSSYVHAGTFSPATDHIEKVCDLNDLVIRNKDTTYFVRAIGDCMVDDGLWEGDIMIVDRSIEHYEGQIVVVWLDGEYIVRRYHKPDELVVLMPASKFHQPIYVQPSDNFKLFGVVSFWLKKAQVKKIFEL
- a CDS encoding LytTR family DNA-binding domain-containing protein codes for the protein MNPSSSPSSHLSKSPMDVSTGDLLVVQNLKRQLSETLQILGQLPANGSFIDDDYFYVQTARRLQKVYFHDIIWIESERNYVTIFTIAEVLTVHRPISKVEEQLPKNLFSRVHKSFIVANQRVDFVEKDQIGLRRAEGTIRIPLGPQFKKTFIKSLDHNTLK